The Ahaetulla prasina isolate Xishuangbanna chromosome 3, ASM2864084v1, whole genome shotgun sequence genome window below encodes:
- the LOC131196273 gene encoding uncharacterized protein LOC131196273, translating into MKILSSSKRLWKESALFRSQKKSSTLRFRCIVDPVKVTVKIGNPHESKAFSTQLGRKNKAYYSGEWSSHHDTDDKKASWHKNHQHIQDSQGSSHLSDPETPQPACPVGSVASWVRFSFSSPVRTPDTVNSSANYGVLARSHQRATGDKLQSSEVTGGSSHGQRFLTRSVGLNTDGPAPHHLPQPHEPFHHPTSETNFIPSPILPGPRRVLYSTFAPDTASRTHLNAEEYVYPHSPRGHQPRLGLEWHQHLPAAQQAEVYVYLVSPPHPRAEHRPEQPNQAFPTSQAISRKEMLENRISLNQSRGGSNQGPAVQGGSDSNKPRKSIWERKRQRRSLQPTSDHEKLVGTNGGVNVGTHEPFSHSPSLLVDRGKESLDATPPNIAS; encoded by the coding sequence CGTTGCATTGTAGATCCTGTGAAAGTGACTGTGAAAATCGGCAACCCCCATGAATCCAAAGCCTTCTCCACTCAGCTGGGCAGGAAAAACAAGGCCTACTATTCTGGGGAATGGTCAAGCCACCATGACACAGATGACAAGAAAGCCAGTTGGCACAAGAACCACCAACACATCCAGGACAGCCAAGGAAGCTCCCACCTGTCTGACCCCGAGACTCCCCAGCCGGCGTGTCCTGTGGGATCGGTGGCTTCCTGggtccgtttcagcttcagctcaCCAGTACGCACCCCTGACACGGTAAACAGTTCAGCCAACTATGGTGTTTTGGCAAGGAGCCACCAAAGGGCCACGGGCGATAAGCTGCAGAGTTCGGAAGTGACAGGAGGTAGTTCCCACGGGCAGCGCTTCTTGACACGCTCGGTGGGCCTCAACACAGATGGGCCTGCTCCCCACCACTTACCTCAGCCCCATGAGCCCTTTCATCATCCAACCAGTGAGACCAATTTCATCCCCAGCCCAATCTTACCTGGTCCCCGGCGGGTGCTGTATTCTACCTTTGCTCCAGATACGGCATCTAGAACCCACCTTAATGCTGAGGAATATGTCTACCCACATTCTCCCAGAGGTCATCAGCCCCGTCTTGGCCTAGAGTGGCATCAGCACTTGCCAGCAGCACAGCAAGCAGAGGTCTATGTCTATCTGGTCAGTCCACCCCACCCCAGAGCAGAACACCGTCCTGAGCAACCCAACCAAGCATTCCCAACCTCTCAGGCCATCTCCAGGAAGGAAATGCTGGAGAACAGAATCTCCCTTAACCAGAGCAGGGGTGGCAGTAATCAAGGCCCTGCCGTCCAAGGGGGCAGCGATTCCAATAAGCCACGCAAAAGCATCTGGGAAAGGAAGCGGCAGAGAAGATCACTGCAGCCAACCTCAGACCATGAGAAGTTAGTAGGGACCAACGGTGGAGTTAACGTCGGGACCCATGAGCCGTTTTCTCATAGCCCATCTCTCTTGGTTGATAGAGGGAAGGAAAGTCTTGATGCGACTCCACCCAACATTGCCAGCTGA